The genomic window GCTGAAACGAGCTGCAAACCTTTTTAAAAGTCTCAGTTTTTTCCTTTACCGATTTTTCTAAAATGGAATATGATTCGATCTGAATTCCATCCACATCTCCCTGAATATCTGAACAAAGGCTGCTTATTTTAACTTCAAACCCTTCTTCAGCAAGCGTTTTTGCCTGATGAAAAAAAATCCTGTCATCATAGGAATGGTGAGCAGTCGTTAAAAAAAGTACTTTTTGCATTCAGATAGCTATTACTAAGAAAATTTCCTCAGAAGTTTCAAAACAAAAAGAAACCTCGGAGGAAATCCAAATATATTTAAAAAAATTATTTTATAGAAGCTGCCCAACTTTTTTCAAGTGGTAACAAAAAGTGGCTTAAAAAATCAAGATAGGTGTTCTTAGAGAAATCAAAAACCTGGATGTCTTTAGAAATCTCGTTATTTCTAAGCTTCGATTTAAAATCCATCAGCTTCAACGTTTTTACTTCTCCGTTTTCAACAAAGCTTGCTTTCATCCTGTCGAACAGCCCCAATTGATATTCTTCATCAATCTCTCTCATAATCTTCCCTAAAGCATCGATACTACATCCTGAAGCCATTTCTTTTTCTTCATCCACGCAGATGATGATAAACTGGTTTTTTTCAATTTTAAAAGATGAAGAAAGAGGTTTTCCGTGCGCCGCCCAGGTTGCCAGAAAATCGTATAGTTTTTCTGTAATTGTTTTAGCTTCTTTGGTTGTAAATGGTCTTGATGCCGGATATATAATAACTCTATAGTCGCTGGTTTCTACGATATTAGATTCTTCAATTTTCATTTCAATACATTTAAAGAGTAAAATTACGCAATTTTCCCGAGTTGAAAACTTTTATACTTTTTGCTTACTGCATACAACATCATCAACAAAAGTAAAATAATAAAGGATATATAGAACCTTAGCTCGGCAGACTGAGGGAAAAACACGAATTTTATATAGATATTGACAAAAATAAATGCCGAAATCATTCTTATATACAGATCTTTTGAAAGATAGTAGATCACAAAAAGCATGCTTACAGAAGCTAGTGTTACTTTTTTAAAATACAGCAATTTAGAGAAAAGGATTTCAAAATATTTACCCACGGTAAAATCAGCAACCTCTGCGCTAATAAATGGTCTTCTGTATATAAACGTATCATAGAACAGTGCCTTCCATCCCGGATAATTATAATACTTCATGATTATAACATAAAGGATTAACAACAAAACCGTCTGTAAACAATATGAAAGTTTTATTTTCTTTTCTTTATAAAAATCATAAAGAAGCAACGTAAAAAGGTAAGTAAGGGTAAATGTAATATAATCCGGTCTTACAAAAGTAATGAGGAACAAAATCAAAAACATATTCCAATCACTCCATTTACGCAGAAATCCCAGCATAAAGACCAGCATAAACTGGAAAACAAACATATCGGGTGTAGATATTCTGGAGATAAATGCAACCGGAGGAAGCAAACAAATAATGATACTTAAAAAACCACTTATGAAAGGTTTATCCGGAAATATGTTTTTCAGTACAAAAAACAACAATACTCCGGAAATAAAGTAAGAAATAATGCTGAGCATTGTTACCGACATCGGACCGGTAAAACCCAGTTTATATAAGGATAATAAAGCTAGATTGTATCCTACCTTAATTTGGAAATAAGGAAGCTGCTCTGTAAAAGACTGGGTATTGTTAGTAAAATACTGTCTTGTTCTGTCAAACTTTTTTACCCCGATAATATCTTTGTATTCGTAATCCGGTGCTTCTTTTTTTATTTCTTCATAAATAAGATGATGCACCTTTTCAGGATTATCGGGCATAATCATCGTATAAAAACATCCCATATAACCGGGCATATCCCAGTCGTACATTCTGTTTTTATAATTCCATATGCTTAAGAGAAAAACAAGAATCAAGGTAATCAGGAAAGAAATTTTCCATTTAAAATTTACACTTTTCTCTCCTAAAAACCCCACTTAAATTGTATTAATTAAAGATCTTCCGCTTCAGCAAGAAGTTCTACAATATCTTTAACGGCAACTTCTTCGTTTTTATTGAAGTGCTTTACTCCGTCAGTCATCATGGTATTACAGAAAGGACAACCTGTTGCAATTACTTTTGGTGAAGATGCCAAAGCTTCTTCCGTTCTTTCGATATTGATATCTTTATTACCCTTTTCAGGCTCTTTAAACATCTGTGCTCCTCCTGCTCCACAGCATAATCCGTTGGTTCTGCAACGCTTCATTTCTACAAGCTCTGCATCCAACTTTTCCAAAAGCATTCTCGGTGCTTCATATTCGTCATTTGCTCTTCCTAAATAGCAAGGATCATGGAACGTAATCTTCTTTCCTTTGAAAGCTCCTCCCTCAATCTTTAAACGACCTTCTTCCATTAATGTTTTAAGGAACTGCGTGTGGTGCACCACCTCATAATTTCCTCCTAGACTCGGATATTCATTTTTCAAAGTATTGAAACAATGCGGACAAGCCGTTACAATTTTCTTTACTTCATAAGCATTCAGAACTTCGATATTCGTTAACGCCATCATCTGAAAGATAAACTCATTCCCGGCACGTTTTGCAGGATCACCCGTACAGCTTTCCTCCTGTCCTAAAACCGCAAACTCTACTCCTATTTTATTTAGGATTTTACAGAATGCTTTTGTTATTTTTTTGGCTCTGTCATCAAAACTTCCGGCACATCCTACCCAGAAAAGAACTTCCGGAGATTTGCCTTCCATTGCGTATTCGGCCATTGTTTTTATTGTGAAATCCATAGTAGTTTCAAATTTATCAATATAACAGTGCAACAGTTTACCAATGATTGTTACATCGTTACATTTTTACATTTTTACATTGTTAAATTAATTAATCATTTGCCCAGTTCAGACGATCTGCCTGATTGTATTGCCAAGGAGCTGCATTGTTTTCTACATTCGTCATCATCAGGTTTAATTCCTGTGGCGCTGCAGATTGTTCCATTACCAAGAATCTTCTCATCTCAAAAATAATGGAAAGCGGATCTAATAACACCGGACAAGCTTCTGTGCAGGCATTACATGTAGTACAAGCCCAAAGCTCTTCTTTGGTAATATAATCGTTCAACAATTTTTTACCATCGTCTACAAAGCTTCCGTTCTTATCAATATTTCTTCCGACTTCTTCCAAACGGTCCCTGGTCTTCATTAATATCAGTCTCGGAGATAATTTTTTACCTGTAATGTTTGCAGGACAAACTGAGGTACAACGACCACATTCCGTACAAGAATAGGCATTCAATAGCTGAACCTGATTTAAATCAAAAACATCTTCTGCTCCAAATTTTGAAGGAACTTCTGCTTCTCCTTCAGCCGGAGCTGCATATGGGTCTGCGTTCGGGTCCATCATTAATTTAATTTCCTTCGTAACAGATTCCAGATTATTGAACTTCCCTTTCTTCTCTAAGTTTGCATACCAAGTGCTTGGGAATGCTAAAATAATATGCAGATGCTTAGAATAATAAAGATAGTTCATGAAGAATAAAATTCCTACAAAGTGAAACCACCATGCAGATTTTTCTATAATATGAAGTGTTTCATCACTAAAACTTTCAAAAAAAGGAAATATAGTCTGTGAAATAGGAAAATTGTAGGTGAATTTTTCTGGAGCAGTATAAAAATCTGCACCATTCATCATAAAAAATGCTACCATTAAAGCAAATTCTATAATCAAAATCCAGTTAGCGTCATTTTTTGGCCATCCAAATAGTTCTTTCATCGTTAGTCTTTTCACACCGTAAAAATTTCTACGAATAAAGAAAACTACTACCCCAATAACTACAAGAATTGCCAAAATTTCAAGAGTGAAAGTAAAAACACTGTAAAATTTCTCTCCAAAAATTGTCATTAAAAAACGATGAGTCCCGAATAACCCATCAACAATAATCTCTATAAGTTCAATATTAATAATGACAAAACCGACATACACAAAAAGGTGTAAAATACCCGCAACAGGACGTTTTACCATTTTACTCTGTCCCATTGCCACACGAGCCATGGTTTCCCAGCGTTCTCCTTTTCGGTCGCTTCTGTTGATCTCTTTTCCTAATCTGATGTTTCTATATATCTTTTGCAGACTTTTCGCAAACAGTCCGAAACCTGCAATTAATAAAATCAGAAAAATAATATTATCGATATATTGCATGGCTTAAGTTTTAGTTTTTATTATTCTTTCCGAAAACAGAGAAGTTAATATATCTTTTCGGATTTGCTTTCATGTCTTCAATTAAAGAATTCAGGTTGGTAGAGGCAGAGTTCAGATTGTTGTACAGCTGCTCGTCTTTCATCAGCTTCCCTAAGCTTCCCTGTCCTTTATCAATACCGCCGATTACCTGGTTCAACTGTCCCACAGTAGCATCCAGACTTGCAATCGTTGCATTCAGTTTTTTAGTATCGATACTTTCCGCAAGGTTTCCGTATTTATCTAAAGTCGTTTTACCACTTTTCATGGTAACGCTTGCTTCATCTAATACTTTCTGAAGTTTCGGATCGTTGTTTCCTACCAGAGTATTTACGCTTCCTGCTGTTGTTTGAAGTGCACCAACCGTTTTATTAAGGTTTGCCAATAATGCTCTGATTTCGGCTCTGTTTTGGTCGTCAACAATTTTATTCGCATTGGCCATTAGAGAATCAACCCTGTACAAAACAGTCTGCAGCTGATCTTTTACAGGTCCTACCTGAGAAGAAAGGCTTCCCATCATTCCTAATTTGAAAGCTCCTTTTAAGGTGTCTCCGTCTTTTGCAGTAGGTCCACCGTACATCAGATTCACTCTCATCTCCTTTCCTGACATTAACCCCGGTTCAAAAATCTCCAGCGTTGAATTTTTTGAAAATTCAAAATTATTATCAACTGTAATTTTAACGATGAAATTAATCTGTCCTGTTTTTGAGGTCTGCGGAATGATCTTATCGACCTGCCCTACTTTCAACCCATTAATAGAAACCGGTGAAGATTGAGCCAAACCTTCTACATTATCATATTTTGCGTAAAATATATTATCGGTAGTAAAAAGACTTCTGCCTTTCATGAATTGAAATAGTACGACAAAGCCTACGATAGCTAAAAGCGCGATAACACCTGCTTTTATTTCTTTACTGAACTTCACTTGCTAATTTTTTCTAATGAGCAAATATACTACATTTTAAATTAATCTTTTCGTTTATTGCTCTGTGTTAAATACAAAAAAAAGACGACAATAACTGCCGTCTTTATATTTTTCTTATTGAGGAAAATCCTATTGCTGGGTTCCTACTTTATTCCAGATCTCAATTCTGTAATCTTCGATATCTGCATTATCCTGCAAGCTTTTCATCCAAGCCTGACCAAACATTCCTGCATTTCTTTGAGTTACAGATTCAGTGAACTGCTTCACATCTCCAGGCTGTTTGTTTACTGTTTCGTTCTTTTTAATCAAAACATAAACTCCCGTTCCTCCTTCAATTGGATTAGAGATTTTTCCTTTTGCAACACCAAACGCAGCTCCTGCAACTTTAGGCTCCATAGCTCCTGCAACAGAAGGGTTTAAAAGGTTTACCTGAGCAGACTGTTTTGTCGTTCCGAATTGTTTAGCAATCTGGTCTAAATTACCTGCTTTACCGATTTTTTCAGCAATTTGTTTTGCAGCCAATTTGTTTTTAACAACCACTTCGATCTGATCTCTTACCGATTCAGGATCAGCAAGACCTTTTTCCTGTTTTCCGTTTAGGTAAGCTACGATTTTATCTCCTGTTCCATCTACTGTAAAGAACTCAGTATCTCCTTTTTCCCTTTTCTTATCAAAAGCCCAAGCCAAGATTTCCGGATCTTTCTCTGTTCCTAATCCCTGAAGCTGACCGTCAAATCTTTTCGCTTGTTTTGGATTAGAGAATTGATAGTTTCCTTTCTTAGCAATGTTCACAAAATCATTGAAAGACTTCCCTTGAACTTGCTGAATGAATCTTCTTGCTTTTTTATCTGTTTCAGCTTCTGTAGCATCAGAAGGTTTGATAGCTTTTACTAAATGAGCTACTTTATACCCCATTGCTCCCGATTTTTTATCATCTACTTTTATAATATGATATCCAAAAGAAGTTTCAGCCAATCCAATCTCTCCCTTTTGATGAGATGCTAAAAAGCTTAAATATCCTGGAGCAAATGGAGACGATGGCGTTGTCCAACCTACGCTTCCTCCTCTTTCAGCCGCTCCCGGTTCGTCAGATTGTTTTAGATTTTCTACAAATTTCGCAGGATTAGCTTTTACCTCTGCCATAATTTTATCGGCAATACTTTTCGCTTCCTCTTTAGATCTTGTAGCCGTAGATCTTTCCGCTCCTTTATAAGCAATCAAGATATGACTAGACGACGTAGAATCTGAAGCTTTTTTATCTAAAAGTTTAGACGCTACATATACATTCTGCTCTTTGTATGGTCCGAAAGTCTGCCCGACAGCAGCCGTTTCTATTTGCCCTTGAAGAGCTTGTGGTAACTGATTTGCCGGTACATATTGATTGTTGAACGGCATATCAGAGTTTGCCATTACAAACATAGAGTCATTCTTCGTATTCTGGAAGTTTTCAGTTCCTCCGCTTGCATCAGTACCTGCCGAGAATAATTTGGTAATTTCTTTCTGAACAGCCGCATCATCAGCCGCACTTGGCTGTGAAGGGAAATACACAACCCCTAAGTTTCTGCTAGGTTCAGCTTTGAACATTACAGGGTGTTGTTTGATATAATTCGCAAGATCTTCCGTACTTACGTTAATTTTAGTTTTTTGAAGATATGCAGCATAATCAACCTTTACAAAATCAATATCTGCAAGCTGATCTCTTTCCTTCATCAATTCTTCCGCTTCTTTTTTACCTGTAGTAATTCCTGCAGAAACATTTGCGAAGACTTGTCTGGCCATTAGTCTGTATTCAATCGATTTTCTTGTTTTCAACCATTGATTATAACCTTCCGGACTCATGTTTTTCATGTCCTCTATTTGTTTTTTAAGCTCCTGAGTCTTAAAATTACCTTTCTCATCAAAGAATTGTTGATTTTGAGCAAACATTTGATCATACTGAAGCTGATTCCAGAAATAATCTTCCGTCATCGTGAAC from Chryseobacterium camelliae includes these protein-coding regions:
- a CDS encoding (Fe-S)-binding protein; the encoded protein is MDFTIKTMAEYAMEGKSPEVLFWVGCAGSFDDRAKKITKAFCKILNKIGVEFAVLGQEESCTGDPAKRAGNEFIFQMMALTNIEVLNAYEVKKIVTACPHCFNTLKNEYPSLGGNYEVVHHTQFLKTLMEEGRLKIEGGAFKGKKITFHDPCYLGRANDEYEAPRMLLEKLDAELVEMKRCRTNGLCCGAGGAQMFKEPEKGNKDINIERTEEALASSPKVIATGCPFCNTMMTDGVKHFNKNEEVAVKDIVELLAEAEDL
- a CDS encoding (Fe-S)-binding protein codes for the protein MQYIDNIIFLILLIAGFGLFAKSLQKIYRNIRLGKEINRSDRKGERWETMARVAMGQSKMVKRPVAGILHLFVYVGFVIINIELIEIIVDGLFGTHRFLMTIFGEKFYSVFTFTLEILAILVVIGVVVFFIRRNFYGVKRLTMKELFGWPKNDANWILIIEFALMVAFFMMNGADFYTAPEKFTYNFPISQTIFPFFESFSDETLHIIEKSAWWFHFVGILFFMNYLYYSKHLHIILAFPSTWYANLEKKGKFNNLESVTKEIKLMMDPNADPYAAPAEGEAEVPSKFGAEDVFDLNQVQLLNAYSCTECGRCTSVCPANITGKKLSPRLILMKTRDRLEEVGRNIDKNGSFVDDGKKLLNDYITKEELWACTTCNACTEACPVLLDPLSIIFEMRRFLVMEQSAAPQELNLMMTNVENNAAPWQYNQADRLNWAND
- a CDS encoding MlaD family protein — protein: MKFSKEIKAGVIALLAIVGFVVLFQFMKGRSLFTTDNIFYAKYDNVEGLAQSSPVSINGLKVGQVDKIIPQTSKTGQINFIVKITVDNNFEFSKNSTLEIFEPGLMSGKEMRVNLMYGGPTAKDGDTLKGAFKLGMMGSLSSQVGPVKDQLQTVLYRVDSLMANANKIVDDQNRAEIRALLANLNKTVGALQTTAGSVNTLVGNNDPKLQKVLDEASVTMKSGKTTLDKYGNLAESIDTKKLNATIASLDATVGQLNQVIGGIDKGQGSLGKLMKDEQLYNNLNSASTNLNSLIEDMKANPKRYINFSVFGKNNKN
- a CDS encoding SurA N-terminal domain-containing protein yields the protein MAILGQIRSRPWLLMGVIALALLAFLVNPDSIDKVFGKNPDVLGKVNGEKITREEFNDQLFVLQQQAEQQGQPKNGLEEQAWQLLVQSKLIKQQFEKLGFTMTEDYFWNQLQYDQMFAQNQQFFDEKGNFKTQELKKQIEDMKNMSPEGYNQWLKTRKSIEYRLMARQVFANVSAGITTGKKEAEELMKERDQLADIDFVKVDYAAYLQKTKINVSTEDLANYIKQHPVMFKAEPSRNLGVVYFPSQPSAADDAAVQKEITKLFSAGTDASGGTENFQNTKNDSMFVMANSDMPFNNQYVPANQLPQALQGQIETAAVGQTFGPYKEQNVYVASKLLDKKASDSTSSSHILIAYKGAERSTATRSKEEAKSIADKIMAEVKANPAKFVENLKQSDEPGAAERGGSVGWTTPSSPFAPGYLSFLASHQKGEIGLAETSFGYHIIKVDDKKSGAMGYKVAHLVKAIKPSDATEAETDKKARRFIQQVQGKSFNDFVNIAKKGNYQFSNPKQAKRFDGQLQGLGTEKDPEILAWAFDKKREKGDTEFFTVDGTGDKIVAYLNGKQEKGLADPESVRDQIEVVVKNKLAAKQIAEKIGKAGNLDQIAKQFGTTKQSAQVNLLNPSVAGAMEPKVAGAAFGVAKGKISNPIEGGTGVYVLIKKNETVNKQPGDVKQFTESVTQRNAGMFGQAWMKSLQDNADIEDYRIEIWNKVGTQQ